One Oncorhynchus masou masou isolate Uvic2021 chromosome 27, UVic_Omas_1.1, whole genome shotgun sequence genomic window carries:
- the LOC135515405 gene encoding protein SSUH2 homolog: MATEHRKGYRCDLILEPSQYSTVPPPIEEGKAKVSVKLQPEVFNPFILSPLPEQTIRDVLVDWVRNKPLLSPTAARGMVITGITHEVAYCYRLETFTEHRSVCLRFEPQCKTSKAPVSPKPAGEVQEPQPWKVPVTPAKMFHNQVLNYRLIHTDRVTGCSYCQEQKWVMCKACCASTRVRCPVCHGRGGGTKKPCRECKGEKMVPCMSCMSLGRVCCEMCVGNGQLCYFKELRVDYRCHLDRYLLGVPGGIPEERISHAIGEILHNGLGQKVCPISTFPVEEVNAASRRMVRSSHSNWPQRRIIQQRHLLRAVPVTRVQYRWRDTSGSVFIFGVDHSIYWPDYPERRICLCCPWL, encoded by the coding sequence ATGGCAACTGAACATCGAAAGGGTTACCGATGTGACCTCATACTGGAACCCTCTCAGTACTCCACAGTTCCACCACCAATAGAGGAGGGGAAGGCAAAGGTATCAGTGAAACTTCAGCCAGAGGTTTTTAACCcattcatcctgtctcctctgccAGAACAGACGATCCGTGATGTTCTTGTTGACTGGGTGCGAAACAAACCGCTCCTTTCACCCACTGCAGCCAGAGGAATGGTCATCACTGGCATAACCCATGAGGTTGCATACTGTTACAGACTGGAAACATTTACAGAGCACAGGTCTGTGTGCTTAAGATTTGAACCGCAATGCAAAACTTCCAAAGCACCAGTGTCTCCAAAACCAGCAGGGGAAGTACAGGAGCCACAACCCTGGAAGGTGCCTGTGACCCCGGCCAAGATGTTCCACAACCAGGTGTTAAATTACAGGCTGATTCACACAGACCGAGTGACCGGTTGCTCTTACTGCCAGGAGCAGAAGTGGGTTATGTGCAAGGCCTGCTGTGCCTCTACTAGGGTGCGCTGCCCTGTATGCCATGGGCGAGGCGGGGGCACCAAAAAGCCCTGCAGAGAGTGCAAGGGTGAGAAGATGGTGCCCTGCATGTCCTGCATGTCCTTGGGCCGGGTTTGCTGTGAGATGTGCGTGGGAAATGGTCAGCTGTGCTACTTCAAAGAGCTGCGGGTGGACTACCGCTGTCATCTCGACAGGTACCTGCTAGGTGTCCCAGGCGGCATCCCAGAGGAGAGGATTTCCCATGCCATAGGGGAGATCCTCCACAATGGCTTGGGCCAAAAGGTGTGTCCCATTAGCACCTTCCCTGTGGAAGAGGTCAACGCAGCCTCACGAAGGATGGTGCGGTCGTCCCACTCCAACTGGCCCCAGCGCCGCATCATTCAACAGAGACATCTGCTGAGGGCAGTGCCAGTGACTCGAGTCCAGTATCGCTGGAGGGATACTTCTGGGAGTGTGTTTATTTTTGGAGTAGACCACTCCATCTACTGGCCAGACTACCCAGAGAGGAGGATCTGTCTCTGTTGCCCCTGGTTATAG
- the LOC135515746 gene encoding large ribosomal subunit protein mL42-like — protein sequence MSMATTGHLNRLSSLFTRFSTVNQLKHCTGVVPVLHKSTIRGPSIDDDCKVEIGVTSDGKTIVCYHPSEDVPYEFTQPILRPDPLTNPAETHDQVLKAHLGREVLQNKQAPTIEELSKMFHTTKHRWYPVGQYHTRRRKRDPPKDR from the exons ATGAGCATGGCTACTACAGGTCATTTAAATAGGTTGAGTTCTTTATTTACACGGTTTTCAACTGTTAATCAACTGAAACACTGCACAG gCGTTGTGCCTGTCCTTCACAAGTCAACTATCCGTGGACCTTCCATTGATGATGATTG TAAGGTGGAAATTGGTGTGACATCTGATGGGAAGACCATAGTGTGCTACCATCCCTCTGAGGATGTTCCTTATGAATTTACCCAG CCCATTCTACGGCCAGACCCCCTGACCAATCCGGCAGAGACACATGACCAGGTGCTAAAGGCCCACCTCGGAAGGGAGGTGCTGCAGAACAAACAGGCCCCCACCATCGAGGAGCTCAGCAAAATGTTTCACACCACCAAGCACCGCTGGTACCCTGTGGGACA GTACCATACACGACGCAGAAAACGAGATCCCCCAAAAGACAGATAG